CGCGGTTCGGACGTTAGCAGGCCGTCCGCTTGCGGTCGGACGTCACCGGCTGCATCAAACTTGCCGAACGCATCGCGGCCAAGCCACCCACTCGCCGCTACGCTCAGTGGGTGTTCCCGAGCCGGTGCATAGTAAATGGCGTAGCGAGGAGTGGATGGTGCGGGCATCAGGCGCATGCCTCCGCCAGAGCAACCATCGCGGCCGATCGATTGCCGACCTCGAACAGCGTGTCCGTAACGGCTTCGCGCACTTCCTCGTCGTGAAAGATGCCGACGATGGCGGCGCCACGGGCTTTCGCCTCGTTGATCAACTCGACGACGGTCGTGCGATTGGCCGCGTCAAGCGAGGCGGTCGGTTCGTCGAGCAGCAGGACGGGGTAATCGACGATGAAGCCCCTGGCGATGTTGACGCGCTGCTGCTCGCCACCGGAGAAGGTGGCCGGCGCCAGCGACCAGAGACGCTCAGGGATTCGAAGCCGTGTCAGCAGGGTTTTGGCGAGCACCTTGGCGTTGTCGGCCGGCATACCGTTGGCGATCGCCGGCCCCGCGACGACATCGAGGGCACCGACGCGCGGGATGACGCGCAGGAATTGGCTAACATAGCCGATCGTCCGGCGACGAATTTCCACCACCTCCCAGGGCTCGGCGGCGAGCAGGTCGATGGTCTCGCCGCCATGCTCGAGAAGGATCTGGCCTTCATCCGGCTTATAGTTGGCGTAGAGCGAGCGCAGCAGGGTCGACTTGCCAGCGCCGGATGGTCCGTGCAGGCAGACGCATTCGCCGGATCTCACCGTGAGCTCGATGTTGTCGAAGACGGGCAGGACGATGCCGCCCTGCGTGTGGAGCGTGAAGCTTTTGGAAAGGCCAATGGCGTGAAGCGCGGTGTTCGTTAGCACGGATTTCATGGAACGGTTCTCCCGGTGTCTGGTCGAAGACACCGTCTTGTGGCCTGCGTTCTGTCAAAAGACCTGCCGGCCTTCTTTCCAGACTCTTCGGACAAGCGGCATGTCGTTGATCCCGGTGATGTGGCAGAGATCGGCTCGGCTGCCGATTTTGATCGCACCTCTGTCGGCAAGGCCGGCGGCCGAGGCTGGGACTGAACTGACGGTAGAGATCGCCTGTGGCAAGCTCATGCCGACCGGATCTCTCGTCAGCTGAAAAGCCGCATGCAGGAGGCTTGCCGGAACGTAATCCGAGGCGAGGATATCGAGATGTCCTGTTGTCGCCAAATCCCGGGCGCTTACGTTTCCCGAATGCGAGTTGCCGCGAACGACGTTGGGTGCGCCCATCAGGACACGAACGCCGAGCGAATGCGCCGTTTCCGCCGCAGGCCGCGTCGTCGGAAACTCGGAGATCAGCACACCGGCAGATTTCGCCTCTCGAACATGCTCGGCTGTTTCATCATCGTGGCTGGCGATCGGTAGTCGTCGAGCACGGGCAAGCGCGACGATCCGGGCCTGATTTTGAGGTCCGATCGTTCGGGACGCGTCCATCCATGCTTCGATACGGCGATCGGCATCCTCTTCCGACCAGCCGTACTGCGTGATCTGCATCTGGCGGAAACGGTCGAGTTGCCGCGACTGGCGATGACCGGGGGCGTGATCCATCACCGAGACGAGCTTCACAAGCGGATCGTCCACCAACGGCGTGAATCGGGCCAGAACGTCCTCGTCCGTCACCTCACAGCGCAGATGCAGAAGATGGTCTGCTCGAAGCACGCCATGGTCTTGGGCTTTATGGATACCATCGACGAGGATGGGCAGAATGCGAGCGCGATCGTCTTGCTTTCTGTGATCGCGGGTCATTGACCCGATACAAAGGGAATCGAAAACCGTCGTAACGCCGGCTGCGGTCATCACGGCATCATGCGTTACGACAGCGGATAGCGGATTCCAAACCACGCCGGCCCGCGGCAGAGCATGCTTCTCCAGATTGTCGGTGTGAAGATCGATGAGGCCTGGGATCAGATAGCCTCCTTCGAGATCGATCGCACCGGGCATCTTGCTTCTGCCCGGAGTGACGTCATTGATGTAGCCGTCAACCACATGGACGGTTCCTTCGTAAACCTCGTCCAGCAAGACGACTCTTGCGCCGCTCAAGGTCAGCTCGTTGTTGATGGAGCGTTTGACCGCCACACCGCACGATGAAGTGTCAGTTCCGAACATCTAAAGCACCGATGATACTAAAAGTTGGGTGTAGGCGTGATGCGGATCATCCAGGACCTGGTCTGCCAGACCGGTCTCCACAATGTTGCCCCGCCACATGACGATGATGCGGTCCGCCAATAGCCGGGCAACGGAAAGATCATGGGTGACGATCACCGCGGAAATCGCAAAATCTTGGACCAACTGTCGCAGCAGATCCAACAGCCGGGCCTGGACCGAGACATCGAGGCCGCCGGTCGGCTCATCCATGAAGACGAGGCGCGGTTTGGTGACGAGAATTCTGGCGATCTGCAGACGTTGCTGCATGCCGCCGGAAAAGGTTCTCGGGTGGTGATCGATGCGCCGCAGGTCAATCTCGACCCGGGCCAGCCAATTCTGAGCCTCTTCGCGTATGCGGCCATAGTGCCGGGCACCGATGGCCATCGGTCGCTCGCCTATGTTGCCTCCCGCGCTGACTTCCATTCTAAGGCCATCGCGCGGGTTCTGGTGCACAAGTCCCCAGTCGGTACGCATCAGCTTGCGTCGTTCTGGCTCTGACAAGGTCAGAATATCCGTTGGCCCCTTGTCATTGAGGTCGTAAACCACCGAGCCTGTGTCCGGCATCAACCCTCCCGAAAGGCAGTTGAGCATCGTCGACTTACCGGATCCGGATTCGCCAACGATGGCGATGATCTCCCCTGGAAAGAGGTCGAAGGAAATGTTCTGGCAGCCGATCGTCTTTCCATAGCCCTTCGTAAGATTTTGCACGGAAAGCAGTGGTTGCCGGCGACTGGGTTGGACCTGGATTGCAGTTCTCATCGTGGTTCCGATCCCTATTCGGTTTTCGAGTTCGGGAGCGAACCAAAGGGAGCCCGACCTTCACCCTCCGGTCCAACGTGACCTTGGTCTCGACGCGTTGCGCAGTAGTCGGTGTCAGAGCAAACGAACATTCGTTGCCCGCTGTCATTCACGACGATCTCGTCGAGGTAACTGTCACTTGCCCCACAAAGCGAGCAACAGTGCCTCCATTTCTGCACCCGGAACGGATGGTCTTCAAAGTCGAGGTTCTGCACTCGCGTGTAGGGCGGGACGGCATAGATCCGCTTTTCGCGGCCCGCGCCGTAAAGCTGGATCGCCGGACTGTTCGCGATCTTTGGATTGTCGAATTTGGGAATAGGCGACGGCGACATCAGATAGCGCCCGTGGGTCATCACCGGATAGCTGTGAGCCGTGGCAATATGGCCGAAGCGTGCAATGTCTTCGTAAAGCTGGACGCTCATTAACCCATATTCTGCATAGGCATGCATCTTCCGCGTCTCAGATTCCCTCGGCTCCAGACTGCGCAATGGTTCCGGCGACGGGACCTGGTATACGATGACTTGACCCTCTCTGAGAGGGGTTTCGGGGACGCGATGACGGGTCTGAATGATTGTGGCCGCATCGGTTTTTTCGGTCGTCTCGATTCCAGCCACGCGCTTGAAAAATCGGCGGATCGAGACCGCGTTCGTGGCGTCGTCCGCACCCTGGTCGATCACCTTGAGCGTGTCGTTGGGTCCGATGACACTGGCCGTCACTTGTATACCGCCGGTGCCCCATCCGTAGGCGAGCGGCATTTCGCGGCTGCCAAACGGAACCTGCAGGCCGGGAACGGCCATCGCTTTCAAGATGCATCGGCGGATCATCCGTTTGGACTGCTCGTCGAGATAGGCAAAGTTGTAGGCTTGGCGGCCACGCTTGGCCGCATTTTCATGCGCGTCGATCATTCCGCCGCCTCCTTCGTTGACGGGCTGCCGACCTGCTCCTCGCGCAGCTGTCGTATGAACTGCAGGTCACCCTGAAAATCAACGTAGTGAGGCAAGGTCAGATGTGAAACGAACCCAGCCGCCTCGAGATTGTCGGTATGAGAAAGAACGAACTCTTCGTCCTGTGCGGGGTATTTCACATCCTCGCCATATTCACGGGACCGCAATGAGCGATCGACGATCGCCATTCCCATCGCCTTCCGCTCACTCTTTCCAAAGGAGAGCCCGTAGCCCCGCGTGAAGCGTGCCGGCTCGTCGTCCGAGCCTGCAAACAAGTCAAGCATCTGGCATTCGGTGACGGTGATGTCTCCAATCGAAACTGGAAAGCCCAGTTCCTCGGGAACCACTTCGATCGCGACGTCTCCGACCCGGGTTTCGCCGACATAGGGATGGGCTGCGCCATAGCCACGCAGAGCGGAATAAGCCAACCCCACGACAAATCCCTCATCGCCACGGGCAAGATTTTGCAAACGCTGATCGCGACCGGCCGGCAATGCCAGGGGCTCTCGCGTCAGATCGAAAACCGACGCTTTGCCAGGCGCAGGCACTTCTGCCTCGATCAGACCTTCATCGGAGATGCTATCGAAAGCACGTGGACAATTGGCATCGAGCGGGGTCGCAGCCAGTTCCGCCCTTGTCACCTCGGCATCAGCGTTGTCGAGGAGGTCGAAATCAAGCAGTCTATGCGTGTATTCGTAGGTCGAACCGAGGACCTGTCCCCCAGGAACGTCCTTGAAGGTTGCGGAGATCCGTCGCTGGATGGCCATCCGATCCGTCTCGATCGCATTCGACACTGCGAAGCGCGGTAAGGTCGTACGAAACGCCCGGAGGAGGAAGATCGCCTCGACTGCGTCGCCCTGGGCCTGCTTTAATGCCAAGGCCGCAAGCTCTCTATCGTAGACAGAGCCCTCGCACATCACGCGGTCGACGGCGAGACCGAGTTGCTCGGCGATCTGAGAAACGGTAAGTTCGGGAACTTCAGGATCGCCGCGTCTATCCTCTGCGATCAAACGGTGCGAGTTGAGGATAGCCTGCTCGCCGCCTTTTACAGCCACATAGGCCATTTAGATCTCCACCGATATGCTGCGGGGAAGAGCAATGATTGCTTTTCCGGAGGTAAAGAGGACATCGACCCCGATCGGATAAAGCTCCTGATTGAGCTGCCACTCTTCCCAAAACCACGACGGAAGCCCTTCGATGGTGGCCGAAACCTCGTGCTGGATCCCTGGCCCTTGCCATCGAACCGAGGGACCATCCGTAAAGGAGGGCACCTGGACAACAATGGTCGTCGAAGTCTGGGGCTCCAACTCAGTTCCGAGGCGAAACCCTGCTAGGCGTGGCATCGTCGTCGAATCGGCCACGATGGCAAATGCTGCTTCGTCCGCGCCATTGGCGAACGGCGTCCCGCAGTGAAACCCAAGGTAATTACGGACGTCGCCACGATTAGATCGGGAATCGAGCCAGACCGGCGTTTCGAAGTCTGCCAATGTGAGGCAAGCGGAGACGGTCGCCGGCGCGAGCGGCCCAACTGCCGTAGCTACAGAGCCAAGCGTTTGCGGGCGGCCCACATAAGCATAGGCATCCAGAATACGGCGGAACGTGTCTTGGCTGTCGAAAACGGGATTTGTGAATCCGGGCTTGATCCCGGCAGTGTCCATACCGCTGTTCATTCCGGGCTCGTGCCTCGCGCCATTGCAAAAAAGTCGACCTTTGTGGAAGCCGCCTTGCGGCTCTTCAGCTCACGCCGTCTCGCTTGCATCGCTTCAAATTGAGCGACCAATTCGCGACTCTCGGCCGCCCGCTGCAGGAGCGCATCGAAGACTGCCGCCAGTTCCGCATGGCGCTGGTCGCGTCCGAGTACGAAGGCGAACCCCGTCGTGCCCTCGGTTAGCCTCAGGGCACATCGGGTCATCGTGACCTCACCGAGGTTGAACGCACCGCCGGTACCGCCTGCGCGTCCACGCACCAGCACGAGGCCGGTTTCGGGTCGACGCAGCCATTCATATTGAGGAGCGATGGGCAGATCGTTCCACGCACGCTCAAGGTCATCACACTTGGTTCGCGCCAGAACCGCCATCCATCGCCGTCTGTTTTCAATTTGATTGCGCACTTGCATTCGCCGCTTCGATTGCAGGCCTCGGTGGGCCGGGCCTAAGATGATACCTAGATGTCTAGGTATCTGCTTTTTGCAACACTTTGATGACAAGAGGCTGGTTCAGCAGAAAAGTGTTAGTCGGAGCAACAGAAGGAAATGGCCGGCGCTGGTAGGCTGAACCCGCGAATGAAGCTCCCTTCCCGTTCGCCAGCAATCTC
The sequence above is drawn from the Sinorhizobium chiapasense genome and encodes:
- the phnL gene encoding phosphonate C-P lyase system protein PhnL; the encoded protein is MKSVLTNTALHAIGLSKSFTLHTQGGIVLPVFDNIELTVRSGECVCLHGPSGAGKSTLLRSLYANYKPDEGQILLEHGGETIDLLAAEPWEVVEIRRRTIGYVSQFLRVIPRVGALDVVAGPAIANGMPADNAKVLAKTLLTRLRIPERLWSLAPATFSGGEQQRVNIARGFIVDYPVLLLDEPTASLDAANRTTVVELINEAKARGAAIVGIFHDEEVREAVTDTLFEVGNRSAAMVALAEACA
- the phnK gene encoding phosphonate C-P lyase system protein PhnK, translating into MRTAIQVQPSRRQPLLSVQNLTKGYGKTIGCQNISFDLFPGEIIAIVGESGSGKSTMLNCLSGGLMPDTGSVVYDLNDKGPTDILTLSEPERRKLMRTDWGLVHQNPRDGLRMEVSAGGNIGERPMAIGARHYGRIREEAQNWLARVEIDLRRIDHHPRTFSGGMQQRLQIARILVTKPRLVFMDEPTGGLDVSVQARLLDLLRQLVQDFAISAVIVTHDLSVARLLADRIIVMWRGNIVETGLADQVLDDPHHAYTQLLVSSVL
- the phnH gene encoding phosphonate C-P lyase system protein PhnH, yielding MNSGMDTAGIKPGFTNPVFDSQDTFRRILDAYAYVGRPQTLGSVATAVGPLAPATVSACLTLADFETPVWLDSRSNRGDVRNYLGFHCGTPFANGADEAAFAIVADSTTMPRLAGFRLGTELEPQTSTTIVVQVPSFTDGPSVRWQGPGIQHEVSATIEGLPSWFWEEWQLNQELYPIGVDVLFTSGKAIIALPRSISVEI
- the phnM gene encoding phosphonate metabolism protein PhnM, giving the protein MNNELTLSGARVVLLDEVYEGTVHVVDGYINDVTPGRSKMPGAIDLEGGYLIPGLIDLHTDNLEKHALPRAGVVWNPLSAVVTHDAVMTAAGVTTVFDSLCIGSMTRDHRKQDDRARILPILVDGIHKAQDHGVLRADHLLHLRCEVTDEDVLARFTPLVDDPLVKLVSVMDHAPGHRQSRQLDRFRQMQITQYGWSEEDADRRIEAWMDASRTIGPQNQARIVALARARRLPIASHDDETAEHVREAKSAGVLISEFPTTRPAAETAHSLGVRVLMGAPNVVRGNSHSGNVSARDLATTGHLDILASDYVPASLLHAAFQLTRDPVGMSLPQAISTVSSVPASAAGLADRGAIKIGSRADLCHITGINDMPLVRRVWKEGRQVF
- a CDS encoding carbon-phosphorus lyase complex subunit PhnI, with product MAYVAVKGGEQAILNSHRLIAEDRRGDPEVPELTVSQIAEQLGLAVDRVMCEGSVYDRELAALALKQAQGDAVEAIFLLRAFRTTLPRFAVSNAIETDRMAIQRRISATFKDVPGGQVLGSTYEYTHRLLDFDLLDNADAEVTRAELAATPLDANCPRAFDSISDEGLIEAEVPAPGKASVFDLTREPLALPAGRDQRLQNLARGDEGFVVGLAYSALRGYGAAHPYVGETRVGDVAIEVVPEELGFPVSIGDITVTECQMLDLFAGSDDEPARFTRGYGLSFGKSERKAMGMAIVDRSLRSREYGEDVKYPAQDEEFVLSHTDNLEAAGFVSHLTLPHYVDFQGDLQFIRQLREEQVGSPSTKEAAE
- a CDS encoding alpha-D-ribose 1-methylphosphonate 5-phosphate C-P-lyase PhnJ; the protein is MIDAHENAAKRGRQAYNFAYLDEQSKRMIRRCILKAMAVPGLQVPFGSREMPLAYGWGTGGIQVTASVIGPNDTLKVIDQGADDATNAVSIRRFFKRVAGIETTEKTDAATIIQTRHRVPETPLREGQVIVYQVPSPEPLRSLEPRESETRKMHAYAEYGLMSVQLYEDIARFGHIATAHSYPVMTHGRYLMSPSPIPKFDNPKIANSPAIQLYGAGREKRIYAVPPYTRVQNLDFEDHPFRVQKWRHCCSLCGASDSYLDEIVVNDSGQRMFVCSDTDYCATRRDQGHVGPEGEGRAPFGSLPNSKTE
- the phnG gene encoding phosphonate C-P lyase system protein PhnG, with product MAVLARTKCDDLERAWNDLPIAPQYEWLRRPETGLVLVRGRAGGTGGAFNLGEVTMTRCALRLTEGTTGFAFVLGRDQRHAELAAVFDALLQRAAESRELVAQFEAMQARRRELKSRKAASTKVDFFAMARGTSPE